One stretch of Anaerolineales bacterium DNA includes these proteins:
- a CDS encoding RluA family pseudouridine synthase, which translates to MCGIAKENKTSWRRRNKLQVRSIRPIRRTRRLSDQTLTLQYDGEGTLRLDKFLVSCLPEFSRSRLQAMIQDGRIVIDGQPAHKSGQMIDRRNTIQVHIQPVETTDLVPEHIPLAIIFENSDLLVVNKPAGMVVHPAAGHASGTLVHAALAHAPEMEGIGGKKRPGVVHRLDKGTSGLIILAKNDQAHRFLQEQFRLRKTIKVYLALVDGKPPTPTGRIDAPIGRDSIHRKLMAVTSLQKGREAVSEFRTLESFREHTLLEVHPLTGRTHQIRLHLQFIGCPVTGDQVYGHRHATLPITRQFLHATGLTIVLPGEKTPRTFEAPLPDELEEILVELRANK; encoded by the coding sequence CTGTGTGGAATAGCGAAAGAAAACAAAACAAGCTGGAGAAGGAGAAACAAGCTGCAGGTTCGCTCGATCAGACCGATTCGGAGAACCCGCCGCTTGAGTGACCAAACCTTGACTTTGCAATACGATGGGGAAGGGACACTGCGCCTCGATAAGTTCCTCGTGTCTTGCCTTCCGGAGTTTTCGCGTTCACGCTTGCAGGCCATGATACAAGACGGCAGGATCGTGATAGATGGCCAGCCGGCTCACAAGAGTGGCCAGATGATCGACCGGCGCAACACCATTCAGGTACATATTCAGCCTGTAGAAACCACCGACCTGGTGCCTGAACACATTCCATTGGCGATCATCTTCGAGAATTCAGACTTGCTGGTAGTGAATAAACCAGCGGGGATGGTAGTCCATCCGGCGGCTGGTCATGCCAGTGGAACACTGGTGCATGCAGCCCTAGCCCACGCCCCGGAGATGGAAGGTATCGGTGGCAAAAAGCGACCTGGCGTGGTCCATCGACTGGACAAGGGCACCTCAGGGTTGATCATATTGGCAAAAAATGACCAGGCCCATCGCTTTTTGCAGGAACAGTTCCGGTTACGCAAAACCATTAAAGTCTACCTGGCCCTGGTGGATGGTAAACCGCCTACACCAACCGGGAGGATCGACGCACCCATCGGCAGAGACTCGATTCACCGTAAGTTGATGGCAGTCACCAGCCTGCAGAAAGGCCGTGAAGCGGTGAGTGAATTTCGCACACTGGAAAGCTTTCGGGAGCATACGCTGCTCGAGGTTCATCCACTGACCGGCCGGACACACCAGATCCGCCTGCACTTACAGTTCATCGGTTGCCCGGTGACAGGTGATCAAGTTTATGGTCACCGACATGCGACGCTTCCCATCACAAGGCAATTCTTGCATGCAACCGGTCTGACCATCGTGCTGCCAGGAGAGAAAACCCCCCGCACCTTTGAAGCACCCTTGCCAGATGAGCTAGAAGAGATATTAGTTGAATTACGGGCGAATAAATAA
- the lspA gene encoding signal peptidase II, which translates to MKRYFWDYAFLLGVAGFIVFMDQRSKNLVRTLIPLGASWSPWPWLEPYARLVHWQNTGAAFGMLQGFGLVFTILAFVVAIGILIYYRQVPRSEWLMRLAMAMMLGGAVGNLIDRLTQGTVTDFVSLGNFAVFNVADASISVGTALLIFAVWNSERKQNKLEKEKQAAGSLDQTDSENPPLE; encoded by the coding sequence TTGAAAAGGTATTTTTGGGATTATGCTTTTCTTTTAGGGGTGGCAGGATTTATCGTATTTATGGATCAGAGGTCCAAGAACCTGGTGCGAACGTTGATTCCACTCGGCGCAAGTTGGTCACCCTGGCCGTGGTTGGAACCATATGCCAGGCTGGTCCATTGGCAGAACACGGGGGCGGCATTTGGTATGCTGCAGGGCTTCGGCTTGGTATTTACGATCCTGGCGTTCGTGGTCGCCATAGGTATCCTGATTTATTACCGGCAGGTGCCGCGAAGTGAGTGGTTGATGCGCCTGGCGATGGCTATGATGCTGGGTGGTGCAGTGGGCAACCTGATCGATCGTCTAACCCAGGGGACCGTAACTGATTTCGTCTCTCTCGGAAACTTTGCTGTTTTCAACGTTGCTGATGCCTCCATCTCGGTTGGAACCGCCCTGCTGATCTTCGCTGTGTGGAATAGCGAAAGAAAACAAAACAAGCTGGAGAAGGAGAAACAAGCTGCAGGTTCGCTCGATCAGACCGATTCGGAGAACCCGCCGCTTGAGTGA
- a CDS encoding pyruvate flavodoxin/ferredoxin oxidoreductase, whose translation MRELMTGAQAIVRGAIDAGCDFFAGYPITPATDILLYMLHELPKVSGTAIQAEDEIASMGFCIGAAMTGKRVLTATSGPGISLYSENIGLAIMGEVPMVIVDVQRMGPATGGATTVGQGDIQFLRWGTSGGYPVVVLSPTNAPDCYNLTCRAFDLAERFRIPVFLATDKEIALTLVTVEEDELIRFPVRKRQVVSQENEFIPYKTSPTNQVPLFSPFGGSHLLRFTTSTHDEYGQLTKNPAKVRLLNERLASKVEDSIDEISLVKSDLVDGADILIISYGVTSLAVAEAVQIARQAGKRVSCLAVQTLWPVPEKEIRAALHGVRKVIVPELNLGQYRLEVERLVRDGVEVLGVNRVDGELISPQEILHQGGLL comes from the coding sequence CGATCGTGCGAGGCGCTATCGATGCGGGCTGTGATTTCTTTGCCGGTTACCCCATTACACCGGCCACAGATATCTTGCTGTATATGCTGCACGAGCTTCCCAAGGTGAGTGGCACAGCTATCCAGGCAGAAGACGAGATTGCTTCCATGGGGTTTTGCATTGGGGCAGCCATGACCGGCAAGCGTGTGCTGACGGCAACATCCGGTCCGGGGATCAGCCTGTATAGCGAGAATATTGGCCTGGCAATCATGGGGGAGGTTCCCATGGTGATCGTCGACGTGCAACGGATGGGTCCCGCAACTGGCGGAGCGACCACCGTCGGCCAGGGAGATATCCAATTCCTGCGCTGGGGAACCTCTGGGGGATATCCGGTGGTCGTACTCTCACCCACCAATGCGCCGGACTGCTACAACCTGACCTGCCGCGCCTTTGATCTGGCTGAGCGCTTCCGCATACCCGTTTTTCTGGCTACCGACAAAGAGATCGCCTTAACCCTGGTGACTGTGGAGGAAGACGAGCTCATTCGCTTCCCGGTGCGCAAGCGCCAGGTGGTTTCGCAGGAGAATGAGTTTATTCCTTATAAAACATCACCGACCAATCAGGTACCTCTCTTCTCCCCTTTCGGGGGCAGCCATCTCCTGCGCTTCACCACTTCCACGCACGATGAATACGGACAGCTCACCAAGAACCCGGCCAAGGTTCGCCTGCTCAACGAGCGGCTGGCAAGCAAAGTAGAGGACAGCATTGATGAGATCTCCCTGGTAAAATCCGACCTTGTGGATGGTGCTGATATATTAATCATTAGCTATGGGGTGACCAGCCTGGCGGTGGCAGAGGCGGTACAGATAGCCCGGCAGGCGGGAAAGCGTGTATCCTGCCTGGCAGTTCAAACCCTTTGGCCGGTACCGGAGAAGGAAATCCGGGCTGCTTTGCATGGAGTGCGCAAGGTGATTGTGCCTGAGCTAAACCTTGGCCAGTACCGGCTGGAGGTCGAACGTCTCGTTCGAGATGGGGTGGAAGTGCTGGGAGTCAACCGAGTGGATGGAGAGTTAATCAGCCCTCAGGAAATCCTGCACCAAGGAGGCCTGCTATGA
- a CDS encoding 2-oxoglutarate synthase, whose translation MTDQTVLSYLDENLLPFFFCPGCGHGMITEQLNAALVKLQLDPHKVVIVTDIGCSGLADKYFTTNAFHGLHGRSVTYATGIKLANPELKVIVLMGDGGCGIGGHHLINAARRNIGVTVIVFNNFNYGMTGGEHSVTTPMGGLTSSTPFGQLEKTMDICQTVAVNSASFTARTTSFEKSLPDMLAAAIQNEGFSLVDIWELCTAYYVPNNRFNKSMLLSSLDQLGFKTGILQHTPRAEYTQAYRESVALQAGKPAMPAHPIQARYRSDLDKRMGMVIAGAAGKKINSAASLFCRAAVLSNLWVSQRNDYPVTVKSGHSVSEVILSPEQIGYTGITKPEVLLLLFKEGLPAVKSQLDMMDEQGIVYANSELLPIHTRARVVPLGFKKSDTWAAKKEYWVIIALARLLLDTNFFPLDAFKEAVSGRAEFADNNLRAIEFALRLSA comes from the coding sequence ATGACTGACCAAACCGTCCTGAGCTACCTGGACGAGAACCTCCTGCCTTTCTTTTTCTGCCCGGGCTGCGGGCATGGCATGATCACTGAGCAGCTCAATGCAGCCCTGGTCAAGCTGCAACTTGATCCTCACAAAGTTGTGATCGTCACGGATATCGGCTGTAGCGGCCTGGCCGATAAATACTTTACCACCAACGCCTTCCACGGCTTACACGGACGCTCGGTGACCTATGCCACCGGGATCAAGCTGGCTAACCCTGAGCTGAAAGTGATCGTGTTGATGGGTGATGGAGGCTGTGGGATCGGTGGACACCACCTGATCAATGCAGCCCGGCGTAATATCGGCGTGACGGTGATCGTATTCAACAATTTTAACTATGGCATGACTGGTGGGGAGCATTCTGTCACCACACCCATGGGAGGCTTAACCAGCTCTACACCTTTCGGGCAGCTGGAGAAGACCATGGATATCTGCCAGACAGTTGCCGTAAACAGCGCCAGCTTCACCGCCCGCACCACTTCCTTTGAAAAATCACTTCCAGATATGCTTGCTGCAGCCATTCAGAATGAAGGATTCTCACTTGTTGATATATGGGAGCTATGCACAGCATATTATGTACCCAACAATCGCTTCAATAAAAGCATGCTGTTGTCCAGCCTCGATCAGCTTGGATTCAAAACCGGCATCCTGCAGCATACACCCAGGGCTGAGTACACCCAGGCGTACCGAGAATCGGTTGCCTTACAAGCCGGTAAGCCAGCTATGCCTGCCCATCCGATCCAGGCCAGGTACCGGAGTGACTTGGACAAGCGAATGGGCATGGTTATCGCCGGAGCAGCCGGTAAGAAGATCAACTCAGCTGCTTCCCTGTTCTGCCGGGCGGCGGTGCTGTCAAATCTGTGGGTCAGCCAGCGTAATGACTACCCGGTGACGGTCAAATCGGGTCATTCGGTGTCTGAGGTGATCCTTTCGCCAGAGCAAATTGGTTACACAGGTATCACCAAGCCCGAGGTGTTGCTCTTATTATTCAAGGAAGGCCTGCCAGCTGTGAAAAGCCAGCTGGATATGATGGATGAGCAGGGCATCGTCTACGCGAACAGTGAGCTTCTACCCATCCACACCAGGGCAAGAGTGGTACCTCTGGGGTTTAAAAAATCAGATACTTGGGCAGCTAAAAAAGAATATTGGGTAATTATCGCTCTGGCTCGATTATTGCTAGACACCAATTTTTTCCCGCTGGATGCATTTAAAGAAGCTGTGTCTGGAAGGGCAGAATTTGCTGATAACAACCTGCGGGCTATAGAATTTGCACTACGCTTATCGGCGTAG